In a single window of the Papaver somniferum cultivar HN1 chromosome 8, ASM357369v1, whole genome shotgun sequence genome:
- the LOC113301688 gene encoding lamin-like protein, translated as MEILMKRFVITTMVVTVSLLVIGCDAKRHTVGGTEYNGWAPNKMNYTSDWASHEQFYVGDWLYWTYDEPRQNRQLFSVFEVNKTDYESCSTDHTLYNISRGGGRDVYQLNYSRPYYFISGGGFCWQGMKLTVFVQELPPAPSEAPSNGSPFSASFPGILTIAGAAALVLLKLGVHPDC; from the exons ATGGAGATTTTGATGAAAAGATTCGTGATAACAACAATGGTTGTTACTGTTTCATTGCTGGTGATAGGTTGTGATGCAAAAAGACACACTGTTGGAGGGACAGAATATAATGGTTGGGCACCAAACAAAATGAACTATACTTCAGATTGGGCTAGCCATGAACAATTCTATGTTGGCGATTGGCTCT ATTGGACATATGATGAACCAAGGCAAAACAGGCAGTTGTTTAGCGTGTTTGAAGTGAACAAGACAGATTATGAATCATGTTCAACAGATCATACTCTTTACAATATATCTAGAGGAGGAGGACGCGATGTGTACCAACTTAATTATTCCAGACCCTATTACTTCATCAGTGGCGGAGGTTTTTGTTGGCAAGGTATGAAGCTCACAGTTTTTGTCCAAGAACTACCACCAGCGCCGTCAGAAGCACCATCCAATGGATCCCCTTTTTCGGCAAGTTTTCCTGGCATATTGACGATTGCTGGAGCAGCAGCACTGGTATTGTTGAAGCTTGGTGTTCATCCAGATTGTTAA
- the LOC113305989 gene encoding uncharacterized protein LOC113305989, which produces MSNNNFSFFSTEQSGKRFESEKSYLIPSLYIPDEKTDESLNEWRFSLNGRLDFVKMKFVVAEDAFRKQWKLSGNYQLFPLGKGFFIIKLANELEMKYIWNGFWKVDSQILKLRLWEPNFNPAAQKSTTAFVWVNFPGLGIEYWKENILMSLGDDIGRAIKEVQIPKLPSFCNHCKVVGHLVSECRVLRNESVQYPLEEEIPKVVPKKVWKLKEKNQQQPVVEKVIEKTFESAGRSSGKFHVLQELVSEEPLPISVEKLLEVASCSSSVINYVTIEIDKVQGDQEVVKKIIKPKNIILITTSKQNVVNLVKEKKGVRSPATSQSEISK; this is translated from the exons ATGAGTAACAATAACTTTAGTTTCTTTTCTACTGAACAAAGTGGGAAGAGATTTGAGAGTGAGAAGTCTTATCTGATTCCTTCATTATACATCCCAGATGAGAAAACTGATGAAAGTCTTAATGAATGGAGGTTTAGTTTAAATGGTAGGCTGGATTTtgtaaagatgaaatttgttgttgCTGAAGATGCTTTCAGAAAACAATGGAAATTATCAGGTAATTATCAATTATTCCCACTTGGTAAAGGTTTTTTCATAATTAAGCTAGCTAATGAATTAGAAATGAAGTATATTTGGAATGGTTTTTGGAAGGTGGATTCTCAAATTCTAAAATTGAGATTATGGGAACCAAATTTTAACCCAGCTGCTCAGAAATCTACCACTGCTTTTGTTTGGGTCAACTTTCCTGGTTTGGGTATTGAATACTGGAAAGAAAATATCCTTATGTCATTAGGTGATGATATTGGAAGAGCTATTAAA GAGGTACAAATTCCTAAACTACCAAGTTTTTGCAACCATTGTAAAGTGGTAGGACATTTAGTATCTGAATGTAGAGTGCTGAGAAATGAATCGGTACAATACCCATTAGAGGAAGAGATCCCtaaagtggtaccaaagaaggtTTGGAAGCTTAAAGAGAAGAATCAACAACAACCAGTTG TAGAGAAGGTAATTGAGAAGACTTTTGAGTCAGCAGGTAGAAGCTCAGGAAAATTTCATGTACTTCAAGAATTAGTTTCTGAAGAGCCACTTCCTATCAGTGTGGAAAAATTATTGGAGGTTGCATCTTGTAGTTCTTCTGTTATTAATTATGTTACTATTGAGATTGATAAAGTACAGGGAGATCAAGAAGTTGTGAAGAAGATTATTAAACCCAAGAATATTATCTTAATTACTACCAGCAAACAAAATGTTGTTAATTTAGTGAAAGAAAAGAAAGGTGTGAGAAGTCCTGCTACTTCTCAGTCTGAGATTTCTAAATGA